A genomic window from Companilactobacillus alimentarius DSM 20249 includes:
- a CDS encoding DUF554 domain-containing protein, translating to MPTGVIINAASVLFGGLLGGFLGDKFSEQFKNDITLIFGVCSMGMGIYSIAPMKYMPAVIFALVIGTGIGLWMHLGQWINKGAMEMQKPISKLFPNTKTEMSHEDFINTLVTVIVLFCASGTGIYGSLDNGMTGDTTILISKSVLDFFTAAIFACNLGYVVSIIAIPQFILFYILFLLAKFIFPLTNPNMILDFKACGGFLMLATGFRMVKLKMFPIADMIPAMVIIMPLSWIWANWFLPLL from the coding sequence ATGCCAACTGGCGTTATTATTAATGCAGCCTCAGTTTTATTCGGCGGCTTGCTGGGTGGATTTTTAGGTGATAAGTTTAGTGAACAATTCAAAAACGACATCACTTTGATTTTTGGTGTCTGTTCTATGGGAATGGGAATTTATTCAATCGCACCCATGAAATACATGCCTGCTGTTATTTTTGCATTAGTTATCGGAACCGGAATTGGTCTTTGGATGCATTTAGGTCAATGGATCAACAAAGGTGCCATGGAAATGCAAAAACCAATCTCCAAACTTTTTCCTAATACTAAAACTGAAATGTCACATGAAGATTTTATCAACACTTTAGTCACAGTTATTGTGCTTTTCTGTGCTAGTGGTACAGGAATTTACGGAAGTCTTGATAACGGAATGACTGGCGATACAACCATCCTAATTTCGAAATCTGTCCTTGATTTCTTCACAGCTGCTATTTTTGCCTGCAATTTAGGCTACGTAGTTTCTATTATTGCCATACCACAATTTATTCTATTTTATATTCTGTTCTTATTAGCTAAATTCATTTTCCCATTAACTAATCCCAACATGATTTTAGATTTCAAAGCCTGTGGTGGTTTCCTTATGCTGGCAACTGGATTTCGAATGGTAAAGCTCAAGATGTTTCCAATTGCGGATATGATTCCAGCAATGGTCATTATTATGCCATTAAGTTGGATCTGGGCTAATTGGTTCCTGCCACTATTATAA
- a CDS encoding LysR family transcriptional regulator, whose amino-acid sequence MDSRKLKVFVDLSKTLNYTETAENLFTTQGNISKQIMALEKDLGVSLFKRAHRKIELTQQAIIALPYAKRIISDCNDLENRLNDFQAAKNLTIELHTIPTMPSYQSFNLITKFLQKHPEVHMQLQEEESYNLVTSLKAGKCEIIFARTFDFDDPDLERIVMEKDDFVAVLPKGHKFSTAKKLNLAKLKNEQFLILGKTTNLYDPVIKMCQNAGFMPKIAYEGTRVDLIMQMVQNNMGVSLMMEKTAKNFDSDDFVTVPLTSNIANDLCFIRTKGDHSSANEMFWKYLNNNVNQIGG is encoded by the coding sequence ATGGATTCACGTAAGTTGAAAGTTTTTGTCGATTTATCAAAGACGCTCAATTATACTGAGACAGCTGAAAATCTTTTTACTACCCAAGGCAATATTTCTAAACAGATTATGGCATTGGAAAAGGACCTTGGTGTATCATTGTTCAAGCGTGCTCACCGAAAAATTGAATTGACACAACAAGCAATAATTGCCTTACCTTATGCTAAAAGGATTATCAGCGACTGCAATGACCTTGAGAATAGATTGAATGATTTTCAAGCTGCTAAGAATCTGACGATTGAATTGCATACAATTCCCACAATGCCGAGTTATCAAAGTTTTAATCTGATAACAAAGTTTTTGCAAAAACATCCCGAAGTGCACATGCAGCTGCAAGAAGAGGAGAGCTACAATTTAGTTACCTCACTGAAAGCAGGTAAGTGTGAAATTATCTTTGCTCGAACATTTGATTTTGATGATCCTGATTTAGAGCGGATCGTGATGGAAAAAGATGACTTTGTAGCCGTACTACCAAAAGGTCACAAGTTTTCCACTGCTAAGAAATTGAATTTAGCAAAATTAAAGAATGAACAGTTTTTGATATTGGGAAAAACGACTAATCTTTATGATCCTGTGATTAAGATGTGTCAAAATGCTGGGTTCATGCCTAAAATCGCCTATGAAGGAACTCGAGTCGATTTGATCATGCAAATGGTGCAAAATAATATGGGTGTTTCTTTGATGATGGAAAAAACTGCCAAAAACTTTGACAGCGACGATTTCGTAACGGTCCCATTAACTTCTAATATTGCAAATGATTTATGCTTTATCAGAACTAAAGGCGATCATTCCAGTGCAAACGAAATGTTTTGGAAGTATCTTAACAACAATGTAAACCAAATTGGGGGATGA
- a CDS encoding UvrD-helicase domain-containing protein, which translates to MKFSDEQIAILKNDFTKPLLVNACAGSGKTTIFILMALIAIAEGKVEPNEILGITFSHKSKIDMGQRYQNFIDQLEDTGLNLNGGKPKFTTFHALFYQLLLQNPEYRSSKVLTSYRYFIRDLADQIKHPSNIITKDEMLSEMFDLNDYMINQDLTSDGILPRSSEASLTKAIKIMSEYSRQNHNEEFYADYVDVIKKYQVLKRENGYIDFNDMKLLLLKSMQTPQYLQYYQQVMARFKIAVIDEFQDIDNLQWKIISKLLSPETMKHLIVIGDDDQSIYSFRGSNPKFILNYKKLLPNAQKHNLSTNYRTGEKILKKVIPLIKKNHVRLDKELLSGKKDMGKFILYSTKKSGFSGDSKMLRHLVKQIRDKKINNDDIAILVRYNSSRMLLADWLANQQIYADINNIGAILQNNIVYRIITELMKAMWNDKFEYFSNQANRIGFRSYKDHTQKVVKNQDLEKLSQYLKFADQYNATTNTPFKRTDERVKVYFNSVQRFKTRMQESDSEETRDKLAKSLIKDLYKAAQKLTDRYFDYMEEKNFMSKNEVNDIKKYLEEELSKYQSIDDFFLAEEQKKAILTSRIEQGRQTDRIQFLSLHQAKGLEFKYVYLYGLTDKEVDRASKVLNSWFPPEMAMDKFVQKWKLVYKQNFQFLENALKSAHVDKYREITNNNAFNPINLDKTLKKNKEFGMFYDLYKEIENYSAFIEEERRLLYVGVTRAQKELNLRIAPDSNPLVFDLALPKKNPKK; encoded by the coding sequence ATGAAATTTTCAGATGAACAAATAGCTATCTTAAAAAATGATTTTACTAAGCCCCTATTGGTCAATGCCTGCGCTGGCTCTGGAAAAACGACCATTTTTATTCTAATGGCATTGATTGCAATTGCTGAGGGTAAAGTGGAGCCAAATGAAATTTTAGGAATTACTTTTTCCCACAAGTCAAAAATTGATATGGGTCAACGTTATCAAAATTTCATTGATCAATTGGAAGACACTGGTTTGAATCTGAATGGTGGCAAACCGAAATTCACTACGTTTCACGCTTTATTTTATCAACTGTTATTACAGAATCCCGAGTATCGCAGTTCCAAAGTTCTGACTTCGTATCGTTATTTTATTCGAGATTTAGCCGATCAAATCAAGCATCCCAGTAACATTATTACAAAAGATGAAATGCTGAGTGAAATGTTTGATCTAAATGATTATATGATTAATCAGGATTTGACTAGTGATGGAATATTACCCAGGTCAAGTGAAGCTTCCTTGACAAAAGCTATTAAAATTATGAGCGAGTATTCACGTCAGAATCATAATGAAGAGTTTTATGCTGACTACGTAGATGTAATCAAAAAGTATCAAGTTTTGAAACGTGAAAATGGCTATATTGATTTTAACGATATGAAATTATTGTTATTAAAGAGTATGCAGACACCGCAATACTTGCAATATTATCAACAGGTTATGGCTCGTTTTAAGATTGCGGTTATTGATGAATTTCAGGATATCGACAACCTGCAGTGGAAAATTATTTCGAAATTATTGAGTCCAGAAACGATGAAACATCTGATTGTAATCGGTGATGATGATCAGAGTATCTATTCGTTTCGTGGCAGCAATCCTAAGTTCATTTTGAATTATAAAAAATTGCTTCCCAATGCTCAGAAACATAACCTTTCAACTAATTATCGAACTGGCGAAAAGATTTTGAAAAAAGTGATTCCGCTTATTAAGAAGAACCATGTTCGTTTGGATAAGGAACTGTTATCAGGTAAGAAAGATATGGGGAAGTTCATTCTTTATAGTACGAAGAAATCTGGTTTCAGTGGCGACTCGAAGATGTTACGGCACTTAGTTAAACAGATTCGTGATAAAAAAATAAATAACGATGATATTGCCATTTTGGTACGTTACAATTCTTCAAGAATGTTGTTGGCAGATTGGTTGGCTAATCAACAGATTTATGCGGATATTAATAATATTGGGGCAATTTTGCAGAATAATATCGTTTATCGAATTATTACTGAATTAATGAAAGCAATGTGGAATGATAAATTCGAATATTTTAGTAATCAAGCTAATCGAATTGGTTTTCGTTCTTACAAAGATCACACTCAAAAAGTTGTTAAAAATCAAGATTTAGAGAAATTAAGTCAGTATCTAAAATTTGCTGATCAATATAACGCTACAACCAATACACCCTTTAAAAGGACTGATGAGCGAGTTAAAGTTTATTTTAATAGCGTTCAGCGTTTTAAAACACGCATGCAAGAATCTGATAGTGAAGAGACTAGGGATAAACTAGCTAAAAGCCTGATTAAAGATTTGTACAAAGCAGCCCAGAAGTTGACGGATCGCTATTTTGACTATATGGAAGAAAAGAATTTCATGTCAAAAAATGAGGTCAATGATATAAAGAAATATTTAGAGGAAGAATTAAGCAAGTATCAAAGTATTGATGATTTCTTTTTAGCTGAGGAACAAAAGAAGGCAATTTTAACTAGTCGTATCGAACAAGGACGACAAACTGATCGAATCCAGTTTTTGTCATTGCACCAGGCAAAAGGTTTGGAGTTTAAATATGTTTATCTCTATGGATTAACGGATAAAGAAGTTGATCGTGCTAGTAAAGTCTTGAATTCATGGTTTCCACCTGAAATGGCGATGGATAAGTTCGTTCAAAAGTGGAAATTAGTTTATAAACAAAATTTTCAGTTTTTGGAAAATGCTTTGAAATCCGCTCATGTGGATAAATATCGTGAAATTACGAATAATAACGCTTTTAACCCAATTAATTTAGATAAAACTTTGAAAAAAAATAAAGAGTTTGGGATGTTCTATGACCTTTATAAAGAAATTGAGAATTATTCAGCCTTTATTGAAGAAGAGAGAAGACTCTTGTATGTTGGTGTCACGCGAGCTCAAAAAGAGCTGAATTTAAGAATTGCTCCAGATTCCAATCCGTTAGTGTTTGACTTAGCTTTACCAAAGAAAAATCCAAAAAAATAA
- a CDS encoding NAD-dependent epimerase/dehydratase family protein, giving the protein MKKTDKIVILGITGYMGAWLAKDLTAAGYQNIYGSYTNSKKATVLKSTLPNLNLVDINVLTDTEKLNALMFNTKWIFNNTAAFTGQKKDTTDFIVTKTLMANNVMQAIKQAKTIEKIVHLGSVGTIGSGHLNPQVTEYDESDYSAIDPDNIWGVMKLAEERTITQWCQNLNINYVIVHPTNVIGPSFLPWNHDMIPAYLKDGGFLIDSQMDSVDVRDIANLELTLMNDTQVNNLRILGKGFSMMYSQLVNIVSEHLTDQQIQILFGNMTHIIDQKTALNILQNTKDSNFYKENINKINNTLNIHTKYPKAYKYQYTDAKETVVAALDKMLQDLN; this is encoded by the coding sequence ATGAAGAAAACAGATAAAATTGTTATTTTAGGTATTACTGGCTATATGGGTGCTTGGCTGGCAAAGGATTTAACTGCTGCAGGGTATCAAAATATTTACGGAAGTTATACTAACAGTAAAAAAGCGACTGTTCTGAAAAGTACATTACCCAACTTGAACTTAGTTGACATCAATGTTTTAACTGATACTGAAAAGTTAAATGCTTTAATGTTCAATACTAAATGGATCTTCAATAATACTGCCGCTTTTACTGGTCAGAAAAAGGACACAACTGATTTCATCGTTACTAAAACTTTGATGGCCAATAACGTTATGCAGGCGATCAAACAAGCCAAAACGATTGAAAAAATTGTTCACTTAGGTTCTGTCGGTACAATTGGTAGCGGACATTTGAATCCTCAAGTTACTGAATATGACGAGAGCGACTATTCAGCCATCGACCCTGATAATATTTGGGGCGTCATGAAACTAGCCGAAGAAAGAACAATCACTCAATGGTGCCAGAATTTGAATATAAACTATGTCATCGTTCACCCCACCAACGTGATTGGTCCTTCCTTTTTACCTTGGAATCACGATATGATTCCAGCATATCTAAAAGATGGTGGCTTTTTAATCGACTCCCAAATGGATAGTGTCGACGTCCGTGATATCGCCAATTTAGAATTGACATTGATGAATGATACCCAAGTTAATAATCTTCGCATTCTGGGTAAGGGCTTTTCAATGATGTACAGCCAATTAGTTAACATCGTGTCTGAGCATTTAACTGACCAACAGATTCAAATTCTCTTCGGTAATATGACACATATTATTGATCAAAAAACTGCTTTGAATATTCTACAAAATACTAAAGATAGTAATTTTTATAAAGAAAATATTAACAAAATCAATAACACTTTAAATATTCACACTAAATATCCAAAAGCTTACAAGTATCAATACACCGATGCTAAAGAGACAGTCGTTGCCGCTTTGGATAAGATGTTACAAGATTTAAACTAG
- a CDS encoding subtype B tannase produces the protein MLKLNVNDYNDRILSDDLGISYREFRDVTYVEHPVSPIQKLNIFVPLAYYHQGTINGYTAKTAPIFMPNTVGGYMPGPRDFPGNAAFPNNSTTIVKAIEHGYVVISAGLRGRSLTDETKRFIGKAPAFLVDMKAAIRYVRHNQQLIPGNVEQIITNGTSAGGATSATVGTSGNAQFFEKYLQELGAANESDAIYAASCYCPIHNLEHADAAYEWEFNNITDWNRVQMVTPPHETTPPVFKKINGELTAEEKDNSKILKDEFVKYLNGLSLIDANGNRLSLNADGTGSFLEYVKDFIEQSAQKALDSGQKISADTGVHVDSGVVNGLDWDKYLQFITRMKGVPAFDDLKMQNPEPNLFGDGKTASKHFTKFSQSNSQVKSQLADSDLIKAINPLTYIKSADGQTAKYWRIRHGASDRDTSFAIPVILATLLRNAGFDVDFAMPWATPHSGDYDLRDLFTWIDKICAKN, from the coding sequence ATGTTAAAGCTTAATGTTAATGATTATAATGATCGGATTTTATCAGACGATTTAGGTATTTCTTATCGAGAATTTCGGGATGTAACTTATGTTGAACATCCTGTTTCGCCAATACAAAAGTTGAATATCTTTGTACCATTAGCTTATTATCACCAGGGAACGATTAATGGTTATACTGCAAAGACTGCACCAATCTTTATGCCTAATACAGTTGGAGGCTATATGCCAGGACCGAGAGATTTTCCTGGTAACGCAGCTTTCCCCAATAATTCGACGACAATTGTTAAAGCAATTGAACACGGATATGTGGTGATTTCTGCTGGTTTAAGGGGTCGAAGTTTGACTGATGAAACTAAGAGATTCATTGGTAAAGCTCCAGCTTTTTTGGTTGATATGAAAGCAGCAATTAGGTACGTACGACACAATCAACAATTGATTCCCGGTAATGTTGAACAGATTATTACAAATGGGACCAGTGCTGGTGGAGCTACTTCGGCTACAGTTGGAACTTCAGGCAATGCCCAGTTTTTTGAAAAATATTTGCAAGAACTTGGTGCAGCAAATGAATCAGACGCGATTTATGCTGCTAGTTGCTATTGTCCAATTCATAATCTTGAGCATGCTGACGCTGCCTATGAATGGGAGTTTAATAATATTACTGATTGGAATCGAGTACAGATGGTTACACCACCACATGAAACTACGCCACCTGTTTTCAAAAAGATTAATGGGGAGCTGACCGCTGAGGAGAAAGATAATTCAAAAATTTTAAAGGATGAGTTTGTTAAATATTTAAATGGTCTAAGTTTGATTGATGCAAATGGGAATAGGCTTTCTTTAAATGCTGATGGTACTGGTTCATTTTTAGAATATGTAAAAGATTTTATTGAGCAATCCGCTCAAAAAGCCCTAGATAGTGGTCAAAAAATATCTGCTGATACAGGTGTTCACGTTGATTCTGGGGTCGTTAATGGTTTGGATTGGGATAAGTATTTACAATTTATCACACGAATGAAAGGCGTACCGGCTTTTGATGACTTAAAAATGCAAAATCCTGAACCTAATTTGTTCGGTGATGGGAAGACAGCAAGTAAACACTTTACCAAATTTTCTCAATCTAACAGTCAAGTAAAGTCACAGTTAGCTGACAGTGATTTGATTAAGGCAATTAATCCTTTGACTTATATAAAGTCTGCCGATGGTCAAACTGCTAAGTATTGGCGGATTCGTCATGGTGCTAGCGATAGAGATACTTCATTTGCTATTCCGGTTATTTTGGCCACGTTGTTAAGAAATGCCGGATTTGATGTTGATTTTGCAATGCCTTGGGCAACTCCTCATAGTGGCGATTATGATTTAAGGGATCTCTTCACTTGGATTGATAAGATTTGCGCAAAAAATTAA